A window of Nonomuraea angiospora genomic DNA:
GAGATCTGGCTGCTCGCGCAGAAGTGGCGCAGGGCGCTGTCCGGCAAGCCCACCCACGTCATCGCCAACTGCGACGACCCGCTCGTGACCTGGGGCGCCTCCACGGCCGCCAAGGTCACCTGGGTCTCCGGCGGCCAGCGGTGGAAGGAAGACTCCTGGTGCTGCCCCGAGTGCGGCGGCCCGCTGGACCGTAAGGACGCCGACTGGGCGTGCAAGGAGTGCACGTTCCACCGGCCGGAGCCGCAGTGGGCGATCGACGACGAGGTGGCCGTCGATCCGCGCGGGCAGCGGTGGCAGCTCGACATCCAGCTGCCGGGCCTGGCCAACCGGTCCAACGCGGTGATGGCGCTGGCGGTGGCCGAGGCGTTCGGGGTGCCGGTGGAGCGGGCGCTGCCGCGGCTGCGCCAGGTCACCTCGGTGGCCGGCCGCTACACCACGGTCGAGCGCGACGGCCGCCACGCGCGGCTGCTGCTGGCGAAGAACCCGGCGGGGTGGCTGGAGGCGTTCGACGTGGCCGACCCGCGGCTGCCGATCATCCTCTCGGTCAACGCCAACGGCCCCGACGGGCGCGACACCTCCTGGCTGTGGGACGTCGACTACCGCATCCTGCGCGGGCGCCCCGTCTTCGTGACGGGCGAGCGCCGTCTCGACCTGGCGCTCCGGCTCGACGTGGCGGACGTGCCGTTCACGCTGTGCGGCTCGTTCACGGAGGCGCTGGCCATGCAGCCTCCCGGCCGGGTCGACGTCATCGCCAACTACACCGCCTTCCAGCAGATCCGAACGGAGTTCGGCCGTGCCGTCTGACAGCGCCCTTTGCATCGTCTGGATCTATCCTGACCTGCTGAGCACGTACGGGGACCAGGGCAACGCGCTCGTCCTGGAGCAGCGCGCCAACCGCCGGGGGATCCCGACCGAGACGATCCACGTGCGCTCGGCGGACCCGGTGCCGGATTCGGGCGACATCTACCTCATCGGCGGTGGCGAGGACCGCCCCCAGATCCTGGCCGCCGAACGCCTGCGCCGCGACGGCGGCCTCCACCGCGCCGTCGCCCGCGGCGCCGCCCTGCTGGCGGTGTGCGCCGGATACCAGATCATGGGCAGCACGTTCGGGGGCGAGGAGGGCCAGCCGGTGGACGGGATCGGGCTGCTGGACATCGCCAGCTCCCGCGGTCCCGCCCGGGCGGTCGGCGAGCTGGCCGCCGAGGTGGACGCGGCACTCAACCTCCCCACCCTGACCGGCTTCGAGAACCACATGGGCATCACCCACCTGGGCCCCGGCGTCAAGCCCCTGTCCCGGACCCTCGTCGGGGTGGGCAACGGAGACGGCTTCGAGGGCTGCTACGCGGGCCACGTGGTGGGCACCTACCTCCACGGGCCCGCCCTGGCCCGCAACCCGGCCCTGGCCGACCTGCTGCTGTCGTGGCGGGTGGGCGACCTGGCGCCCCTCGACAACTCCCGCTACGACGCCCTGCGCCAGGAGCGCCTGGCCGCCGTCCTGCCCGGCTGAACGCTCTCCTCGTCGGTGGGGAAGAAGGGCAAGTCCAGATAGACCTGGTCGGCGGCGGCGAGGATCTTGGCGGCGTCGTCGACCGGCGGGTGGATGCGCTCGTTGATCCGCTGCTTGATCTCCTTGCCCGCGGCCCCCGAGGCCAGCACCCGGCGGTCCCACCCCCGGGTGAAGATCCCGCCGGCGCCGCCGAGGTCCAGGCAGGTGACGTACGGGCCGGGGGTGAAGTCGCGCGGCGGCACGCCGAGCAGGTCGGCGGCCGCGTTGTACCCGGCGACCTTGCCGAGCGGGGTGGCATGCTGGCAGGCCTGCATCACCGTGTGCTCGGCGTCGAACGCCGCGGCGGCCGTGTCCCCGGCGGCGAACACCTCCGGAAGGGCGCGCAGGTGCCGGTCCACCGGCACCCGGCCGAGGTGGTCGAGGTCGTCGGAGATCTGCCGGGTGAGCTCGCTGGCCCGCATCCCGACCGACCAGACCACCGCGTCCGCCTCGACCCGGGTGCCGTCGGACAGGACGGCGTACCCGTCGCCGACCTCCGTCACCGTCGTGCCGAGGCGGCGTTCGACGCCCAGCCGGTCCAGCGCCGCCTCGATCTCCGCGCGCGGGCCCGGGCCGAGCCGGTCCCCGACCACCTGTGCGCGGTCCACCAGCAGCACCCGGCCCCGGGCGGCCAGCTCGGTCGCGGCCTCCAGGCCCACGAACCCGGCCCCGACGACCACGGCGCGGTAATCCTCGCGGTCGCGCAGGTGGCCGGCGAGCCGCCGGGCGCCGTCCAGGGTGTCGATGTCGAAGAGCCGCCCGGCGCCGGGCAGTCCCTCGGGCCGGAC
This region includes:
- a CDS encoding NAD(P)/FAD-dependent oxidoreductase, whose product is MAHVVIIGGGFAGVWSAAGAALAREAASVQGAAPAGGATGGATGGATGGATGGAAGGAAGLRITLISPNEHLVLRPRLYEPEPDLAKVELGRILGPIGVEHLRASVVTIDTGRRVVVTDGPEIGHDRRAVTAGAPEIGHDRRAVAAGGREVGYDRLVLAAGSRLVRPEGLPGAGRLFDIDTLDGARRLAGHLRDREDYRAVVVGAGFVGLEAATELAARGRVLLVDRAQVVGDRLGPGPRAEIEAALDRLGVERRLGTTVTEVGDGYAVLSDGTRVEADAVVWSVGMRASELTRQISDDLDHLGRVPVDRHLRALPEVFAAGDTAAAAFDAEHTVMQACQHATPLGKVAGYNAAADLLGVPPRDFTPGPYVTCLDLGGAGGIFTRGWDRRVLASGAAGKEIKQRINERIHPPVDDAAKILAAADQVYLDLPFFPTDEESVQPGRTAARRSWRRAS
- a CDS encoding type 1 glutamine amidotransferase, which encodes MPSDSALCIVWIYPDLLSTYGDQGNALVLEQRANRRGIPTETIHVRSADPVPDSGDIYLIGGGEDRPQILAAERLRRDGGLHRAVARGAALLAVCAGYQIMGSTFGGEEGQPVDGIGLLDIASSRGPARAVGELAAEVDAALNLPTLTGFENHMGITHLGPGVKPLSRTLVGVGNGDGFEGCYAGHVVGTYLHGPALARNPALADLLLSWRVGDLAPLDNSRYDALRQERLAAVLPG
- a CDS encoding Mur ligase family protein, whose protein sequence is MTQLPLRAQLASALGRSAATLSKMTGRGDGSVIGGRVGLLLEPDLLRKLARDRKLALVSATNGKTTTTRLITSALLELGDVATNALGANMPAGHVSALSQNKSAPYGVLEVDEKYLPEVLDTTGAGVVCLMNLSRDQMDRAAEIWLLAQKWRRALSGKPTHVIANCDDPLVTWGASTAAKVTWVSGGQRWKEDSWCCPECGGPLDRKDADWACKECTFHRPEPQWAIDDEVAVDPRGQRWQLDIQLPGLANRSNAVMALAVAEAFGVPVERALPRLRQVTSVAGRYTTVERDGRHARLLLAKNPAGWLEAFDVADPRLPIILSVNANGPDGRDTSWLWDVDYRILRGRPVFVTGERRLDLALRLDVADVPFTLCGSFTEALAMQPPGRVDVIANYTAFQQIRTEFGRAV